CAAAGGCCTCGATCGGATCACGACCACCCCGCTGTGATCCCGGCTAGGCCCGCTGGCACTCGGGACAGTAGTAGGTTCCGCGGCCGCCCACCCTGGTCTTGAGGATGGGGGTGGAACAAACCGGACAGGCCGCCTTTTCTCTCGCGAAGACCCTCAGAAAGTCCTGGTTGGTGCCGTAGCGGCCCATGCCGTCCCGGTAGTCCCTGAAGGTGGTCCCCCGGTGCTCGATGCCGTGACGCAGGACCTCGCGGATCGCCGCGTGGAGGCGCTCGGCTTCGGCGAAGCTCAGCGCGCCGCGCTCCGGATGAAGGCCCGCCAGGTGGAGGGCCTCGTCCACGTAGATGTTGCCGAGCCCGGCGACCACCTTCTGGTTCAGCAGCAGCGGCTTCAGGGTCCGGGCGCGCGCCGTGCGCCGGGCGAAGGCCTCGAGCCCGAACTCCGGCGACAGGGGCTCGGGCCCCATGGCTGCCAGGGTCGGGATGGTCCCGTAGGCGCCGGGGGGCACCACCTGCAGCCGGCCGAAGCGCCGCGGATCGTTGAAGAAGAGCCCCGTGCCGTCGTCGAGGAAAAAGCTCACGCGCAGATGCCGCATCCCGGCGCTTGGCGCCGCGGCGACCGCGAGTTGGCCGGTCATTCCCAGGTGGATGACGAGATCCCTGTCGCCCAGCGCGGCGATCATGTACTTGCCGCGCCGGCGCAGCGCCTCCACGCGCCGGCCCTCGGCGTCGCGCAGGTCCCGGTAGTGCGGGTCCACCAGCGCCTGCGCGACGCGGGTGATCCGGCGCCCGAGCAGGAGGGGCTCGAGATCGGTTCGGATGGTCTCGACTTCGGGCAGCTCAGGCATCGGGCCTCCTCGTCTCGGTGACCATGGTACCCGGGGCCCGGCCCCGCGTTAAGGGCCGCTCGAAAGCGTGGTAAGATGGGCACCTCAAGAGAGGAGCCCCCATGCCAGTCAGCCTCAGCGAGCGCATCGATGCGCTCTTCGACCAGATGATCGAGCAGCAGCGCGCCAAGGTCCTGCGGATCGCGCGAGAGATCAACCCCACCATCACCCCGGACGACGTGCTGAACCCCCACGACTTCCCCGATCTGAACGTCGATGCCCAGTACAACTTCGAGGACGGGATCCTCTCGGGCTACATCGGGGCCCAGATGGCCGTGCGCGCCGAGATGGCCTCGCTCGCCCACGCGAGCGAGTCACGCGAGGTCGGTTAGCCCCAGCCCCAGCTGGCGAGGCGCCTCGAGTGCGGCGAGGATCTTGAGCTGCGCCTGCGGGAAGGCGA
The Pantanalinema sp. DNA segment above includes these coding regions:
- the mutM gene encoding bifunctional DNA-formamidopyrimidine glycosylase/DNA-(apurinic or apyrimidinic site) lyase; the protein is MPELPEVETIRTDLEPLLLGRRITRVAQALVDPHYRDLRDAEGRRVEALRRRGKYMIAALGDRDLVIHLGMTGQLAVAAAPSAGMRHLRVSFFLDDGTGLFFNDPRRFGRLQVVPPGAYGTIPTLAAMGPEPLSPEFGLEAFARRTARARTLKPLLLNQKVVAGLGNIYVDEALHLAGLHPERGALSFAEAERLHAAIREVLRHGIEHRGTTFRDYRDGMGRYGTNQDFLRVFAREKAACPVCSTPILKTRVGGRGTYYCPECQRA